In the Paenibacillus sp. FSL H7-0357 genome, one interval contains:
- a CDS encoding NHLP leader peptide family RiPP precursor, with product MLSEAILRNQVIQKAWEDPSFKQKLLSDPKAALKEALGINLPDHITLKTVEEGSNEFYLVIPPSPSSGILKTDVTTLGSW from the coding sequence ATTTTGTCAGAAGCAATTCTTAGAAATCAAGTGATTCAGAAAGCATGGGAAGATCCAAGTTTCAAGCAGAAGCTGCTCTCAGACCCAAAAGCAGCCCTCAAAGAAGCACTAGGCATCAATCTTCCCGACCATATTACGCTCAAGACGGTAGAGGAAGGCTCCAATGAGTTCTATCTGGTTATTCCTCCCAGTCCATCTTCAGGCATACTGAAGACCGACGTTACTACACTCGGTTCTTGGTAG
- a CDS encoding ATP-binding protein has translation MIVKSLHIVAAFFLLFMICGSLTVSAESHYASKEITNWQIKWGSKAGDTGHQVPVSDKEEWLSAGSGQKTPELPDGISSVWTRISLPEFKYVSPAVYIDTLYALHVKVYMEDRLIFEADRSYIKDNYSLLVPLSSGDNGKNLYIWTETLKDRIGIKDQVIIGEHGVLIKDYIKNGLIDVILGGAFLFVAIVLFVCAFYLNKDYFSIAASLSIVIASTGVLSITYSPFIYTFYSYLGPVSIVFLDLALLSLLPALTYLFEKIFGGGRFGIIRKFRKFQTAYSLFCIVCLVINGLSDNRFVELYYFISVTIIGFLMILQFILLIACVIIYSLKGNKDAIIFAIGFGTAAFTGVAELVWYYIRQGNYDLFYWKWALVVFILSLIIILGRRLALNHQQVVKYSRELELFNNELQRSEKMEIISELAASVAHEVRNPLQVTRGFLQLLMEKSNGDEQRFLFMALSELDRAANIITDFLTFAKPEFEQVSILNVHDEFKHIESILLPLCHLNGGKMVLDVKEHCWVKGNSSKFKQAFINIIKNSIESLGEEGTIHMSVYAKGDRVYIHVKDNGEGMEPGVLNRLGEPYFSNKSKGTGLGLMVTFRIIEAMNGEVRIISKKGAGTESIIILPLAEAPDDSNSL, from the coding sequence TTGATCGTCAAAAGTTTACATATAGTAGCAGCATTTTTTTTACTTTTTATGATCTGCGGTTCGCTCACGGTATCAGCGGAAAGTCATTATGCTTCTAAAGAAATCACAAATTGGCAAATCAAATGGGGCAGCAAGGCGGGGGATACAGGACATCAAGTTCCTGTTTCCGATAAAGAAGAGTGGCTGAGCGCCGGCTCCGGCCAGAAAACACCGGAGCTTCCAGACGGAATCTCTTCTGTATGGACACGCATTTCGCTTCCGGAATTCAAATATGTCTCACCTGCAGTCTATATCGATACGTTATATGCACTGCATGTAAAAGTGTACATGGAGGATCGCCTCATCTTTGAAGCTGACCGCAGTTATATTAAGGATAATTATTCACTGCTCGTGCCCCTAAGCAGCGGGGACAACGGGAAGAATCTGTACATATGGACTGAAACGCTTAAGGATCGGATCGGTATCAAGGATCAAGTGATCATTGGGGAACACGGAGTTCTGATTAAGGACTATATCAAAAACGGGCTTATCGACGTTATTCTGGGCGGTGCCTTTTTGTTTGTGGCGATAGTCCTGTTTGTGTGCGCGTTTTATCTCAACAAGGATTACTTTTCGATAGCGGCCTCTTTATCTATCGTCATTGCCTCCACCGGAGTGCTGTCGATCACGTATTCCCCGTTTATTTATACCTTTTACAGCTATTTAGGTCCGGTGAGCATAGTCTTTCTGGATTTGGCGTTACTGTCGCTTCTGCCTGCGCTGACCTATCTGTTTGAGAAAATATTCGGCGGCGGAAGGTTTGGCATCATCCGTAAGTTCCGCAAATTCCAGACAGCATATTCTTTATTTTGCATCGTTTGTCTAGTGATCAATGGACTGTCGGATAACCGCTTTGTTGAACTGTACTATTTTATATCAGTCACTATCATCGGATTTCTAATGATCCTTCAATTCATTCTCCTCATTGCCTGTGTCATTATCTATTCTTTGAAGGGAAATAAGGATGCGATCATTTTTGCCATCGGCTTCGGAACTGCAGCCTTTACTGGAGTAGCCGAGCTGGTGTGGTATTATATCCGCCAAGGCAATTATGATCTGTTCTACTGGAAATGGGCGCTGGTTGTGTTCATTCTCTCGCTCATTATTATTCTCGGCCGCAGGCTGGCCCTGAACCATCAGCAGGTGGTCAAATATTCCCGGGAGCTGGAGCTGTTCAACAATGAACTGCAGCGTTCGGAAAAAATGGAGATTATCAGCGAGCTTGCTGCATCCGTAGCACATGAAGTCCGCAATCCGCTTCAGGTTACGCGAGGATTTTTGCAGCTGCTGATGGAGAAATCGAACGGAGATGAGCAGAGATTTCTGTTCATGGCCCTTAGCGAGCTGGACCGCGCAGCGAACATCATTACGGATTTCCTGACCTTTGCCAAACCGGAATTCGAGCAGGTCTCGATTCTTAATGTTCATGATGAATTCAAGCATATCGAGAGCATCCTGCTTCCGCTATGCCATTTGAACGGGGGCAAGATGGTGCTGGACGTGAAGGAACATTGTTGGGTGAAGGGCAACTCCTCCAAATTCAAGCAGGCTTTTATTAATATCATCAAGAATAGTATCGAGTCTCTCGGGGAGGAAGGGACCATTCATATGTCGGTATATGCCAAAGGGGACAGGGTGTATATTCATGTGAAGGATAACGGGGAGGGAATGGAACCGGGCGTATTGAACCGGCTTGGCGAGCCGTATTTCTCGAACAAGTCGAAGGGCACAGGCCTGGGACTTATGGTCACTTTCCGCATCATTGAGGCCATGAATGGTGAAGTCCGCATTATAAGCAAAAAAGGAGCAGGAACCGAATCCATCATCATTCTGCCGCTGGCAGAAGCTCCGGATGATTCCAACTCCTTATGA